From the genome of Maniola jurtina chromosome 26, ilManJurt1.1, whole genome shotgun sequence:
TCTTTgacatttaagtatttttatagttataaactttaatagcgatggtagcctagtggttaggatgtccgccttctaatcggaggtcgcgggttcgatcccgggcacgctattaaaatttaatacactGTGGTGGTGTGGTTGTAAAGATACTCtaacaaattattttgttacCCGTGCCCCGTGTCTTGTGTGATTGTGCTTGGATCTTCCACCCCCGGCGCTCGGCGGTGGTGGTGAGCCTGTAGGTATGGATTGAAACAGGAAACTCTAAATCATCAACTGATTTAGAgtttaaactattattttagcgcatcaatcaatcaaagtaAAGAAGCGACCTAGCAAAGTGAGTAAGTAAGGTAGAAGGTAAGAcatttgctattttttttttttgtgaacacccATGAAAAATTTTCACGAGCCGCCTCTGGTAGGTAGTGATTGTAGTTACGCACACTCGGTATTGTTGTGAGGTATCATGCAATCCAACTGCCTGTCACTCCTTTGTGCGTACATTGAGTTACGAGTTTTTAGAGACCGAGTTCTTATCCTGTATCACTAGTAATAAGTAttagtaatgtaatgtaatgttattgttagtaaatattaagcctataggttttcgtgCGTGTGCGCTTATGTGAATTTTgtggtatgtatgtatgtgtgcatgtgtgtatatGTGGAGTATgcgtatgtgtgtttgtgtgtttgcgTGTGATTGTGCATTGTGTGTTGTTTATGTTTGCAGTTTgtcatactactactactaatatcATACTATTCTAATCAGAAGATCCTCTATTTCGTTATAATTTAGAGCattaagatattttattaattgcgtTTTCAATTTATTACTTGTAAAATCTTTTAGCATTATCTTTTTGCTTATTGCATTGTATAGTTTCGGTCCTAGATAATTTATGAATTTTTGAGCGAAACGTGTTTTTTGTTGAGGGATATTATACACTCTATGTATTGTACGCCTAATTGCAGAAACTGGTTGAATTTTATGTTGTGCAATTATCGtgtgttttataaataattttcgaACTGTAAGTACCTCTAGCTCAGAATATAAAAGGTGGGTAGGGTGAGTATAGTTTTTAAAGGTCATTACTTTGAGTACGACGCGCTGCGCTCTTTCTATGGTTAATAAGGTGGTTTTGGAAGCACCACCCCATGCTTTTATCCCATAAATGATTATAGACTGACATAGGGCATAGTATATTATCATTTGCCTCTTGTCCATTCCCGATTTCATGTgagaactgtaaggttatttttaaaaattgatttgagttgtcaaaaataatataaaattattaatttacctaatgcaggtttgataaaatcgatatttggctcattcgatgtcatacaatctgttgctaggaggccaacaagattgaacttgcataaatacgggtgtttcgaaggttttagtttagtctccttctgagattcggagcgatatcgcatattttcggtatttggattgtgaactgaataattagatgttgtgatagcaatcacgctctaattaaatagtttattttggcattcgtttgtttagattaaaactctcggataacctgtACACATtcaacttgtgttttttgtgttggttttgggagaacattccaataattcgataaaaatattaaaataatacctgcttttctgagtgacgccaatagtatgTATTATTGACAtgttacttaataaaattatgtaggaTTAATGTTGATAGTATCATATTGTCTACATTTTCTGGCTTAGCTTGAATTGGTCTAAAACATATCCGAAATTTTTGAGCCAGTAATCCAAATGCATTCTCTACGACTCTTCTGCCTCGCGATAAACGATAATTAAATATCTTTTTAGACATATCCAAATTTCTTCCTGGATAGGGTCGCATCAAATAGGGTTTTAATGGGAATGCCTCATCTGCGAGAATTACATAGTGAGTTTGTGTATCTGTGCCTGGTAATGGTGCATCTGTTGAAAAAGATAAAGAACCTTGTTCCAATGCCTTGCCTAAATTACTATTTGCAAATATGCCACCATCACTGTTCTTACCATACGAACCCACACTGACAGCAATAAAATTGTAACGAGCATCTACGAGTGCTAACAAGACGATTGAAAAGGTTTTTTTGTAGTTAAAGAACATGGAGTCGCTATTGGCAGGGGCCTGTATAGTAACATGTTTTCCATCTAATGCTCCCAAACAATTGGGAAAATTCCAGTTAGTATAAAAGTCATTAGCAATGGATAGCCACATCTCTGTTGTTGGTCTTGGTATACTTTTTGCAATTCACGAAGTCGAGTGAGCTTTACTCGTGGTTGAACGTGTATATGTACATTGCTGTAGTGTGCGTGTCTGACGGAGCGGTCAGTTGCGACCGAGCCGTCGCCACGGTCACTTGTGCTTGTTGTTTCCACGACGCTTATTACCACGAAGTACTGTCAGCATGTCAAAACGCAAAGTTGTTCATAGCGAGGTAaggcattttttattttgaatcgttttttgatgaattttgaaatagttaatttatattttgatctGTCAGAAATAATAGACAGTAGAAGCCATTTTTCAAGAAAAGGTTTTTTGGCATGCAATAATTTTATAAGTGTTTTGGATATTTAATcgtatgttttattatttgtagggACGAGCAATTATCGCTAAAGTCTTTCACTTTCTTCAAgaagaatataattttatgaaagTGAATAACAGTGACAAATGTGATTTAAGTCCTTTGGCTAATGTACTTAAACGTACTGCGGAAGCAACTGGCGTCTCTGAGCGCACTGTAACTAGAATATTGAAAGAAGAAAAGGAGTTGCCGTCACCTTCCTCCAAGTTCACTTCACCCATGAAAAAACGACGTAAGAGAGACAGCAAATTCATGTTGGACAATATGCATAGAGAAGTAATTCGAACTACTATACAAAATTTTCACATTTCACACAAACAAGTACCAACTTTAGCAAAACTTCAGTCAGTTTTGAGAGAAAAAATTGGTTTTGACGGATGTTTGAGCACTTTACGCTCTTTGCTCATAGAAATGGGCTACAAatggaaaaaaattgataacaacCGCAAATCATTACAAGAAAGGCACGAAATACAATTATggcgttttaattttttgaaaaaaattaatcaatatcGTTCAGAAGGCCGTCATATCGTATATACCGATGAAACGTATGTGCTTACTTCTCATGTACGACAAAACACCTGGTGTCTAAAAAGCAAAGATCCAACAAAAAAAGACACGTCTTTTTCAAAGAAGTTGAGTACGGGCAGCCGTTTCATTATAGTATATGCAGGCAACAGTAGTGGTTTTATTAAAGATGCTTCTTTAGTATACAAAGCGGCATCCACAACTGGAGATTATCACTCCAACATGAATTTTGACAATTATGTCAAGTGGCTTAATGAAAAGCTTCTGCCAAATATTCCAGAAAAGTCAGTTATTGTGATGGATAACGCATCTTATCACAACACCCGAAGCAGTAAAATACCTACATCAAATTCTTGTAAGAGTGACATGAAAAAGTGGCTGATGGAAAACAATATTCCGTTTGATGAACGGTCGCGCAATATAGAACTgtatgatttaattaaaaaaaataaagagcgTTTTGTAACGTATAAAATTGACGAGATAATAAAAAGCAAGGGTTGCGAAATATTGCGATTGCCTCCCTATCATCCCGAGTTAAACGCGATAGAAAATATCtggggtattttaaaaaatcgcatTGCCTCTAAAAACATAGCACAAAACATGACTGaagtacaaaatttaatttttgaggGCTTGAACAGCATTGACAGCAACACTTGGCTCAATACCTGCAAtcatgtagaaaaaattgaaaaagaatACATGAAGTACTTTGATTCTGACTTTGAATTTGTTATTAATGTAGGTGAATCAAGTGACAGCGGTACTGATGAGTTTGAAAGTAATAGTGATAGTTTAAACGAAGACGATTGATTATCGAATTAAATTAACCTAGACAGTAATtttgtgattttattatttttattatttgcaacaaaaaatattgtacaataaattataggattttttttttcattttttttatgctAACCGTACCCGCTTTCTATCTCACGCACACTGTTACAAATATACAGATACGTGCTTACCACAAGTAAATCCCGCTCGacttcgtgaattgcaagaactgtaACATTTCTTCCATTAAAGTCTCCACCATAGTTTTGCAGGTAGGGATATTCCGATACTAATAAATACTAGTAGGTACTCGATACTTTTGATTCGATACCAAGTATTTATTGTATCGAATCAATTTTGCGATACATAATCGGTATCGAAACAAAAATACTTGGTATCGAATCGAATCAGCAAACGCATCATACAGAACTAAGAGAGCAAAAACGAGGCAAAAACAGTCAGCTAATCAGGTTACCGAGTTACCGGTATTCCGTATTCGTCGCGTGGCGGCGTGAGTGACGCGTTGTCTCGCGCTGGGCTAGCCGAATTCGTCCGACTTCAGCCGAGCCCGCCCGAGCCGAAAGCGAGAGAAGAAAACACCCGCA
Proteins encoded in this window:
- the LOC123878620 gene encoding uncharacterized protein LOC123878620, giving the protein MSKRKVVHSEGRAIIAKVFHFLQEEYNFMKVNNSDKCDLSPLANVLKRTAEATGVSERTVTRILKEEKELPSPSSKFTSPMKKRRKRDSKFMLDNMHREVIRTTIQNFHISHKQVPTLAKLQSVLREKIGFDGCLSTLRSLLIEMGYKWKKIDNNRKSLQERHEIQLWRFNFLKKINQYRSEGRHIVYTDETYVLTSHVRQNTWCLKSKDPTKKDTSFSKKLSTGSRFIIVYAGNSSGFIKDASLVYKAASTTGDYHSNMNFDNYVKWLNEKLLPNIPEKSVIVMDNASYHNTRSSKIPTSNSCKSDMKKWLMENNIPFDERSRNIELYDLIKKNKERFVTYKIDEIIKSKGCEILRLPPYHPELNAIENIWGILKNRIASKNIAQNMTEVQNLIFEGLNSIDSNTWLNTCNHVEKIEKEYMKYFDSDFEFVINVGESSDSGTDEFESNSDSLNEDD